The nucleotide sequence CGCCTATGTAAGGATGAAGAATACGATCCTCACCGGACGCAAAACCTACCGCACAATCGGCTCGGCCGGGAAACCGGTCTCCATGGGTTCCTACGACCTACTGGTAAACCGTGCCCTCAATGTAACTTTAGAGAACTGCGGGCAAACCAATGATATCAATGACAATACCTATTGGGGGGTAATGAGTTCCAACTACTCCAAGAACCTGGTCTATGACCATTGCACCTTTTCCCGCTTCGATGCCCATAAGGGGGTGGCGAATGCCACGATCCGAAACTCCACCCTTGGCCATATGGGGATCAATGCCATTGGTAGCGGTGTCCTGACCGTTGAAAACAGTACCATTCGAGGTAGAACCCTGATCAATTTGCGCGAGGATTATGGCAGTACGTGGCAGGGAGAAGTAGTGATTCGCAACTGCGCATTTGTACCCGAAGGGGGCAAGCCCTCCAGCGCCAACATTATAGGAGGCTCCCACTCCGGGCAGCACAATTTTGGCTACCCCTGTTATATGCCGGAAAGGATTACCATAGAAAACCTTCATATAGATGACACCAATCACAAGGAAGATTATCAAGGGCCTGCCATTTTTAAAGATTTCAACGAAGAAATGACGGACGATTCGTATATAGAGGAATTTCCCTATATCAGAACCAATGAAATAATTCTAAAGAATGTAACCACGGCAAGCGGCAAGGACCTAATTATTAGTAGTAATCCATACATGTTCAAGGATGTGAAGGTGCATACTGATTAAGGAGCTCAATATTAGAATATTTTATTCCATGGCGTTAACATACTTGAGTCGGCTGAAATACTTGCCTAAATGCGAGTACACTCTTGAACTTCAACATTATAACAATGACCTAAATTGAAATTTTTCATCAATTTTGCGGACTGTCTTGCTATTCCAATTTGGAAAATTGAACCATAGTTGTAAATAGGGAATAAATTTTGATATTTAACTAACATGTATTTACTTTGTAATAACATTTAATAAAATTATGGAAGCAACTATAATCAAAATAGGAAATTCAAAAGGACTTCGTCTAAGCAAGACAATTTTGGAAAAATACAATATAAAAGACAAGGTGGAACTTATTCTTGAAAAAGGACATATCATTCTCAAACCTATTACTATACCTAGAAAAAACTGGGACAAAGAATTTAAAAAAATGAACGATAATGGAGATGACAAATTACTCATGAATGATGTTTTCGAAGATGAAAATCTAGAAGAATGGATTTAAAGCAATATAACATCGTTCTAGTAAATTTAGATCCGACAATTGGAAGTGAAATAAAAAAAACAAGACCTTGTGTTATTATCTCTCCAGATGAAATGAACAAATATTTAAATACAATTGTCCTTGCACCAATGACAACTATTTTGAAAAAATATCCAACAAGAGTTTCGGTAAAACACCATGGTAAAAAGGGAATGGTTGCAATCGACCAAATCAGGTCCGTTGACAAAACAAGAATAATCCGAGTTTTTGAAAGCCTAACCCAAACAGAAATAGAAAAATGTAAGGAGATAATAAAAGAAACCTTTGTTGACTAACAATATAGACCAAATGCACTTGAATGGATCAATACATCAATCCTAACTGCTAAAATGAAAACAGCCTACCTCAAAATACATGAAAACAGATACTAGAAGAATACAACCAACTAATCAAAAACTAAACCGCGACTCAAATTCCCCTGCTAGCGCGAGCATCATGCTCGTGCTATTCCCAATAATCGACTTAAGATTAAAAGGATTAATAGCACCAATTACCAAATCATTACGTTTAGCTAGCAGTGTAAGTAAGAAAACCTCATCAATGAGGTTTGAACATCTTATTATATGTAAAAGAATATAAATATTGAATTTTTAATACTTTTATATTTAATTGCATATAATTAAGTACTATTACAAAATTTTATATCTAATTACATATAATGAAACAGTTGGCGGAATTTGTGAAAGAACGCAGAAAAAAAGTTAATCTTACTCAGGAAGAATTCGCGGAACGTGCAGGTGTTGCATTAACGGTAGTGCGCAAAATTGAACAAGGAAAAACAAATCTAAATTTAGATAAGGTAAACCTAGTACTCCGCATGTTTGGGCATGAATTAGGTCCTGTGAATAGTAGAATATTTAATAAATGAACTAATAAAGACACTTTTATGTGAGACAATATGAATTGGCCAACAGAAGTGATGTTCGCACCTCACCGCACAAAGTGTTATGCCTTTGCGCTATACTCGCCATGAGTTTAGCGATGAAATCCAGACTATGTTAAGCCCCTGTACTCCATAATCCCGTGCCGTTATTTCAAGAAACCCAAAAGCACTGCACATACGGTTATCCGCAAGGCAAACATGCGCGGATTTTATTTCTTTACCATCATAAGACAATAGCCCATTCTTATGCTTGTCAAAAGTTTGATCAATAATCAACAATATTTGAGTTCAAGGGATATTTTGGAACTTGATCTACGTACTGAACATGAATAATAAAAATTACTATATTAGAAGTTTGTAAACACACTTGGTTGTAGTATTCCCCCCATTGTACACCACAGAAATTTAATAGAAAAACGATAAATTGTACGTTGTAGTAAATATTTGATGCCGCTATAATAGAAATATAGCAACAAATAACTTTATTCCTACGTTACCCGCAAGCTAAAAAAAACAAAATATGGAATCATCTGACTGGATTTCTTTAGGAGCAATTATCGTTTCAACGATAGCACTTGGAGTTTCAATAATTGCAATCTGGAATACCCATTTCAAAAAGTTCACACCAATTTTGACAGTTGGTAACTGCAAGTTCAGAATTTATCCTATAAAAAGTGAAGGCGAAAAATGGTATTTACCAAGTTTTAATATTCCCATCAGTTTTACAAATAATGGAGCTCAAATTGGAAAGATTGAAGATATTAGAATAAAAATATCATTTCCTGAACTTCCAATACCTAATCATTATGAAATTTTTGAACCTAAATGGATTGTAGATGGTAAAAAACTAACGAATAATAGATTTGAATGGATTGATAATGCTGTTCTCGAAGATTGGATGCCAACAGTTATAGTTTCAAAAGAAACTAAAATAAAAGAAATTGTTTTTGAAACAAGATGGGAAGAACCAGTTATTCAAAAAAAGATGCTCTGTATTTTAGAAATAAAAATTGACGATAAGCCTAAATGGATAAAAGCAGCTGAATGGAATTACTTTTTGGATGAGAAAAGATGGTTGAATTTAGCGGAAAGAGGAACCGCATACATATCGTCGCCAAAGCCGACACAAACTAAAGATGTTTCAATTCAACCTGCTGATTTACATAAATATACCGGAACTAAAGAACCATTACCTAAATTGGATTTGAATCACGCACCTTCCTATCTTGATTACAAAAAAGACGAAAAAGCCAGCGGGTAATTGAGTAGACGGCTCCGCCGTTGACTGACGGAGTGCGCCTCTCACACCACCGTACGTACGGGTCTCGTATACGGCGGTTCGTAAATTGATGGGTTCAATTCCATGTAAAGCTTTAACATTGCTTGGTAGCCCCTGTTTTGAAGTCTTTTGAGGGTAATAGTGGAGTTCAAAATTGGACTCTGGGCTACTGCCCAACCTCCTTTTCTTGTTCTACTCCACGCATATGCATGGTCTTGGTCTACACCCAATCGGATTAGGTTTTTCCTTTTCCTCTCGGGCTTCTTCCAGTCTGTCCATATGCAATAGCGCAAACGATTCCTAAGCCATCCATCCAAATCACGAAGTTTGCCATGGATACTTGTTCCCCGGAAATAGTTTAACCATCCCCGTTGGATTTCGTTTATCTTGGCAACCCGCTCATCGAAACTCATGGGCTTGGTTTTAGCGGTTATCGTCTTTACCCTCATTTTTAAACTCTTCCATGCTTTTTCACTCACTACCAATTGGTATTTGCCCTTCTCCCCTTTGATATAGGTGGGTACGAAACCAAAACCCAAGATGGTGAACTGCACTGGCTTCCTTACGCCACTTTTCTCCCGGTTTACCGCGAGTTTAAGTTTCGTCTTTAGGTACTTTGAGATTGCTCCCATCGTTGCCGTTGCATCACTTCTTCGTCTGGTGTAGACACTGAAATCGTCGGCATAGCGAACGAACCGAAGTTTCCGTCTGGTCAGTTCTTTATCCAGCTCGTTGAGCAGGATGTTGGACAATAACGGACTGATCGGGCTTCCCTGTGGGACGCCTTTTCTCCTCTTTTCAAGTTTGCCATTGATCAAGATCGGTGCTCGTAACCATTTACGTATCAATTGGAGCGTAATTTGACATTTTACCTTTTGGTA is from Arenibacter algicola and encodes:
- a CDS encoding AbrB/MazE/SpoVT family DNA-binding domain-containing protein codes for the protein MEATIIKIGNSKGLRLSKTILEKYNIKDKVELILEKGHIILKPITIPRKNWDKEFKKMNDNGDDKLLMNDVFEDENLEEWI
- a CDS encoding type II toxin-antitoxin system PemK/MazF family toxin — protein: MDLKQYNIVLVNLDPTIGSEIKKTRPCVIISPDEMNKYLNTIVLAPMTTILKKYPTRVSVKHHGKKGMVAIDQIRSVDKTRIIRVFESLTQTEIEKCKEIIKETFVD
- a CDS encoding type II toxin-antitoxin system Y4mF family antitoxin, yielding MKQLAEFVKERRKKVNLTQEEFAERAGVALTVVRKIEQGKTNLNLDKVNLVLRMFGHELGPVNSRIFNK
- the ltrA gene encoding group II intron reverse transcriptase/maturase; this translates as MIGQVVHPYNLQKALEQVIANKGSAGIDGMKTTELTEYLRENKLHILQTVKQGKYRPQAILGVEIPKANGKSRLLGIPTVTDRLLQQAVSQVVMPKFENGFSAYSYGFRPNRNARQAVGKALEYIHEGYSFIVDIDLKTFFDEVDHCLLLNLLYQKVKCQITLQLIRKWLRAPILINGKLEKRRKGVPQGSPISPLLSNILLNELDKELTRRKLRFVRYADDFSVYTRRRSDATATMGAISKYLKTKLKLAVNREKSGVRKPVQFTILGFGFVPTYIKGEKGKYQLVVSEKAWKSLKMRVKTITAKTKPMSFDERVAKINEIQRGWLNYFRGTSIHGKLRDLDGWLRNRLRYCIWTDWKKPERKRKNLIRLGVDQDHAYAWSRTRKGGWAVAQSPILNSTITLKRLQNRGYQAMLKLYMELNPSIYEPPYTRPVRTVV